The Equus asinus isolate D_3611 breed Donkey chromosome 15, EquAss-T2T_v2, whole genome shotgun sequence genome includes a window with the following:
- the OCSTAMP gene encoding osteoclast stimulatory transmembrane protein yields the protein MRALRGTAESLVRTGWRCWHWGICKALTPLQVAWVAFSRPVPASHGQLLTQLLLCGSLATAAAGLAHHWLVSSLLYPLGSSALVAIVCGLVVFLGLGLVTPVRCLFALSVPTLGTEQGRRLLLSWSAATLAVAVVPNVLANMGAAGQVLRCVTEGSLESLLNTTHQLHEASGALGPTSQGLTLQALGNGSAFRLHMLRVTQQVLEDFSGLESLARAAVLGTQRVVTGLLMLGLLVDSTWYLHRYLTDLRFDNIYATRQLAQQLAEARATHLLASPPAWLLRAARPRLSPRELLSCLLRLGLLALLLVATAVTVATDHVVFLLAQAAVDWAQKLPAVPVTLTVKYEAAYTVLGFISFLFNQPPPESPSLSAHRTFHWELRFTAPSCPLLPARRPGSAAPLAAGLLQLGACSTVLLQAYARRLRHTIAASFFPTQEARRIRHLHARLQQRYDRLQGQQLPQGTPSCSGQQGLPASTQPGETGLLHTGHLEEQRAVGAQQKELWTAQT from the exons ATGAGAGCCCTTCGGGGGACAGCCGAGAGCCTCGTCAGGACCGG GTGGCGATGCTGGCACTGGGGGATCTGCAAGGCCCTCACCCCGCTGCAGGTGGCCTGGGTTGCCTTCTCTCGGCCTGTCCCAGCCAGCCACGGGCAGCTGCTGACCCAGCTCCTCCTGTGCGGCTCCCTGGCCACTGCTGCCGCAGGTCTGGCCCACCACTGGCTGGTGTCCTCGCTACTTTACCCTCTGGGGTCCTCGGCCCTGGTGGCCATTGTCTGTGGCCTGGTGGTcttcctgggcctgggcctggtgaCCCCAGTTCGCTGCCTGTTTGCACTCAGTGTGCCCACCCTGGGCACGGAGCAGGGCCGCCGCCTGCTCCTCTCCTGGAGCGCTGCCACCCTGGCCGTAGCCGTGGTGCCCAACGTCCTGGCCAACATGGGCGCAGCCGGGCAGGTGCTGAGATGTGtcaccgagggctccctggagagtCTGCTCAACACCACTCACCAGCTGCACGAGGCATCCGGGGCTCTGGGCCCCACCAGCCAGGGGCTGACGCTCCAGGCCCTGGGCAATGGCTCTGCCTTCCGGCTTCACATGCTCAGGGTCACTCAGCAGGTCCTGGAAGACTTCTCTGGCCTGGAGTCCCTGGCCCGGGCGGCAGTGCTGGGGACCCAGCGGGTGGTCACAGGGCTCTTGATGCTGGGCCTCCTGGTGGACTCGACCTGGTACCTCCATCGCTACCTGACTGACCTGCGGTTTGATAATATCTATGCCACGCGGCAGCTAGCTCAGCAGCTGGCCGAGGCCCGGGCCACACACTTGTTGGCCTCCCCACCAGCCTGGCTGCTCCGGGCAGCCCGGCCCAGGCTGTCCCCAAGGGAGCTGCTGAGTTGTCTCCTCAGGCTGGGGCTGCTGGCCCTGCTCCTGGTGGCCACAGCTGTGACGGTGGCCACGGACCATGTGGTCTTCCTCCTGGCGCAGGCAGCCGTGGACTGGGCTCAGAAGCTGCCTGCCGTGCCCGTCACGCTCACAGTCAAGTACGAG GCTGCATACACCGTCCTGggcttcatttccttcctcttcaaccAGCCGCCCCCGGAGAGCCCCTCCCTGTCTGCCCACAGGACCTTCCACTGGGAGCTCCGCTTCACGGCCCCCAGCTGCCCGCTGCTGCCCGCCCGGCGCCCCGGCTCGGCCGCACCCCTGGCCGCGGGCCTTCTGCAGCTCGGGGCTTGCTCCACGGTCCTCCTGCAGGCCTACGCGCGCCGCCTGCGCCACACCATCGCTGCCTCCTTCTTCCCCACCCAGGAGGCAAGGCGGATCCGCCACCTTCACGCCCGGCTGCAGCAGAGATATGACAGGCTTCAAGGCCAGCAGCTGCCCCAGGGGACTCCTTCGTGCTCCGGACAGCAGGGCCTGCCAGCGAGCACCCAGCCTGGAGAGACAGGCCTACTGCACACTGGACACTTGGAAGAACAGAGAGCAGTGGGGGCACAGCAGAAAGAGCTTTGGACCGCACAGACCTGA